The Kroppenstedtia pulmonis genome has a segment encoding these proteins:
- a CDS encoding DUF1430 domain-containing protein, with product MKKIVLIALIISFTFSLSVSYQIIKNDEMEKLATLEKEFATPFYIPEYKGLIDSKEVYPLLQKAATQTQVNLFRAGRHFRPDEKLEMIKYLLLTGETRFYDHIQLAKGRMLKAEETQNSKLFLSSIQTKNKNQVGRIHYFDPEQRVSIRPLEASYDYLPIHGRYFAEAKNNTQFQRFLETWSKEVNGYLKDKEGDQAPSYTPADFQPPEAFTEPPKMFFTLTDVSALRYEQYILFAVVLLLLIYYIFNRAKEIGILKMHGVSNLRLWWILVGRLISVAVGMTALGSMLFALGLHQPGKFLYETFLQLGQAYLILMILSLLSFGYIATIKVSQTIKNRKDTQGIFVLNTILKVVCAVVLILTGIGIFDQYADLRVLEDRLLAQKGQLDNWGAMKEYGLVTANVGHSTANNWEEYEAEMSQGDKELYELYPFLSAQGALYIDAQEYEEETLLSNSGGIRSIIVNSNYLKAFPVYDQKGKPVHISEKTADWVLLVSEQYKDREKEIRDYFEEYDDFYLMVDKGQKMKIMWVAKDQYLFSFNPDVFPAEQNKILDPIIQVKTEQNHLFTYRGGIRGGGLTDPLKIKLIHQDPKLTYEKLKPELKRLRLDDKVNIVTLHQYVSKELEFLRELINSKLLTILGLASVFIFLILQNLMIFFHKHQKRFVINRLFGIGFFKTYQSVFGWWVVTSIAFVLLSYGVDQVENFLSDDTMDLRLITDITDPHFLMIIFSLLGIEILATVIALTVMERRNKIKVIKGGD from the coding sequence TTGAAGAAAATCGTTTTGATCGCCTTGATTATTAGCTTTACCTTCTCCCTTTCGGTCTCCTATCAGATTATCAAAAACGATGAAATGGAAAAATTGGCTACATTGGAAAAGGAGTTTGCCACCCCCTTCTATATTCCGGAGTATAAGGGGCTGATAGATTCGAAGGAGGTATATCCTCTTTTGCAGAAGGCAGCCACACAAACACAGGTTAATCTCTTTCGGGCAGGTCGTCATTTCAGACCAGATGAGAAACTGGAGATGATCAAGTATCTCTTATTGACAGGTGAAACCCGTTTTTATGATCATATCCAACTAGCCAAGGGTCGAATGTTAAAGGCGGAAGAGACCCAAAATAGTAAGCTCTTCCTCTCTTCCATCCAAACGAAAAATAAAAACCAGGTGGGTCGGATTCACTACTTTGACCCGGAGCAACGAGTCAGCATACGACCCCTGGAGGCTTCCTATGACTATCTCCCGATCCACGGCCGTTACTTTGCCGAAGCAAAAAACAATACACAGTTCCAGCGCTTTTTAGAAACGTGGAGCAAGGAGGTCAATGGCTACCTGAAGGACAAGGAGGGAGATCAAGCTCCTTCCTATACTCCTGCCGATTTTCAACCTCCTGAGGCGTTTACAGAACCACCAAAAATGTTTTTTACCTTAACCGATGTGTCAGCTCTGCGATACGAGCAGTACATTTTGTTTGCCGTGGTACTCCTGTTGTTAATTTACTACATATTCAATCGGGCCAAGGAAATCGGGATCCTGAAAATGCATGGGGTGTCCAATCTGCGTCTGTGGTGGATCCTTGTCGGCAGGTTAATCAGTGTCGCTGTGGGGATGACGGCTCTGGGCAGTATGCTCTTTGCCTTGGGACTCCATCAACCGGGGAAATTCCTGTATGAGACCTTCCTTCAATTGGGGCAAGCCTATCTCATTTTGATGATTCTGTCCCTCCTCAGTTTTGGCTATATTGCCACCATCAAAGTCAGCCAAACGATTAAAAACAGGAAAGATACCCAGGGGATCTTTGTACTTAACACGATCCTCAAGGTGGTTTGTGCTGTGGTTTTAATCCTTACCGGTATAGGAATTTTCGATCAGTATGCCGATTTACGAGTTCTGGAGGACCGACTTCTGGCACAAAAAGGACAACTGGACAATTGGGGTGCGATGAAAGAGTATGGACTTGTCACGGCAAATGTGGGACATTCCACAGCGAATAATTGGGAAGAATATGAAGCGGAAATGTCTCAAGGGGATAAAGAACTCTATGAATTGTATCCCTTTTTAAGTGCCCAGGGAGCTTTATACATCGATGCACAAGAGTATGAAGAAGAAACTCTATTATCAAATTCCGGCGGTATTCGTTCCATCATCGTGAACTCCAACTATTTAAAGGCCTTTCCTGTCTACGATCAGAAGGGAAAGCCAGTTCACATCTCCGAGAAGACCGCAGATTGGGTGCTACTCGTTTCTGAACAATATAAGGATCGGGAAAAAGAAATTCGCGATTACTTTGAGGAGTATGATGACTTTTATCTTATGGTTGACAAAGGGCAAAAGATGAAGATCATGTGGGTAGCAAAGGATCAGTACCTGTTCAGCTTTAATCCCGACGTGTTTCCGGCGGAGCAAAACAAAATCCTCGATCCCATCATCCAAGTCAAAACGGAGCAAAATCATCTGTTCACGTACAGAGGAGGGATACGTGGCGGGGGATTGACGGACCCCTTAAAGATTAAACTGATCCATCAGGATCCCAAGCTTACGTATGAGAAACTAAAACCAGAGCTGAAGCGACTTCGACTGGATGATAAAGTGAACATTGTCACCCTTCATCAGTATGTGTCAAAGGAGCTTGAATTTTTACGTGAGTTGATCAACAGTAAACTCCTCACCATTCTGGGACTTGCCAGTGTTTTTATTTTCTTGATCCTGCAAAATCTGATGATCTTTTTCCACAAACATCAAAAACGATTTGTCATCAACCGTTTGTTTGGTATCGGGTTTTTCAAGACGTATCAATCCGTTTTTGGCTGGTGGGTCGTTACTTCCATCGCCTTTGTCCTTCTCAGTTATGGGGTGGATCAAGTGGAAAATTTTTTATCAGATGACACGATGGATCTTCGGTTGATAACCGACATCACCGACCCCCATTTCCTGATGATCATCTTTAGTCTGCTTGGCATTGAGATCCTCGCCACCGTCATCGCACTGACTGTGATGGAGCGTCGTAACAAAATCAAGGTGATTAAGGGAGGAGACTGA
- a CDS encoding lactococcin 972 family bacteriocin → MIVPSADAASSGVELKNSDVTPFASKKVGGGVWEYGTYKEGGIKTVYSYYWHPTKVHGASAQLGANTPARACAKKDKTARARVSGKTNATGYAYWNTTCKPK, encoded by the coding sequence ATGATTGTACCGTCCGCAGATGCAGCCAGTAGTGGAGTGGAACTTAAGAATAGCGATGTTACACCCTTTGCCAGTAAGAAAGTGGGTGGTGGGGTATGGGAATATGGAACATATAAAGAAGGAGGTATAAAAACGGTTTATTCATACTATTGGCACCCCACGAAAGTCCACGGAGCCTCGGCTCAGCTTGGTGCCAATACACCTGCTCGGGCCTGTGCTAAGAAAGATAAGACAGCCAGAGCCAGAGTATCGGGTAAGACGAATGCAACAGGGTACGCTTATTGGAATACAACCTGTAAGCCTAAATAA
- a CDS encoding YbjQ family protein, with protein MIIVTTDQVPGKEIKEWKGFVKGNTIQTKHFGKDIMAGLKNLVGGEIADYTEMMTQARQVAIGRMVKDAEEKGANAIVGCRLQTSSVMNSASEVIAYGTAVIVE; from the coding sequence ATGATTATCGTGACTACTGATCAAGTTCCGGGGAAGGAAATAAAGGAATGGAAGGGTTTTGTGAAAGGAAACACGATTCAAACCAAACATTTCGGCAAAGATATCATGGCCGGTCTGAAAAATTTGGTAGGGGGAGAAATCGCAGATTATACAGAGATGATGACACAAGCCCGTCAAGTTGCCATCGGACGTATGGTGAAAGATGCGGAGGAAAAAGGGGCCAATGCCATCGTCGGCTGCCGATTGCAAACATCCTCCGTGATGAACAGCGCATCGGAAGTTATCGCCTATGGAACGGCTGTGATAGTAGAATAG
- a CDS encoding sigma-Y antisigma factor component, whose translation MMNTELPLWGWVVVALLLFTQSIWLFVDARKHGHPAWMWGILGLIHFPVPSLIYLFAVRKKVYKGKSRNSPK comes from the coding sequence ATGATGAATACAGAGCTTCCCCTCTGGGGGTGGGTGGTGGTGGCACTGTTGCTCTTCACCCAAAGTATCTGGTTGTTCGTGGATGCTCGTAAACACGGGCATCCTGCCTGGATGTGGGGGATTTTGGGTTTGATTCATTTTCCGGTTCCGTCACTGATCTATCTTTTTGCCGTTCGAAAGAAAGTTTACAAGGGGAAAAGCCGGAATTCCCCCAAATAA
- a CDS encoding DUF5345 family protein — translation MPDLIWFEQKVFMEQRLLRKKKWELVLFLFTALLITSGLTVLFYLEPASFMLLQIIGLIMVVAFVFIQKDRVVNR, via the coding sequence TTGCCGGATCTGATCTGGTTTGAGCAAAAAGTATTTATGGAACAACGACTTCTCCGTAAAAAGAAATGGGAACTGGTTCTCTTTTTATTCACGGCGCTTCTGATCACATCGGGGTTGACTGTGTTATTTTATTTGGAACCCGCTTCCTTCATGCTTCTGCAAATTATAGGTTTGATTATGGTGGTAGCCTTTGTCTTTATCCAGAAAGATCGGGTGGTCAATCGATGA
- the sigY gene encoding RNA polymerase sigma factor SigY yields the protein MEEQQWIQQAKRGDSHALARLLHKHYPFLIKVLTKITLNPLMAEDLAQETVARCIEKIHLYREQAKFSSWLITIATRLYMDECRKDQRKRRWIQEQQHFGQWKRKPEEFQEDWMDVVDALGTLKEDARTCLILKHYYGYAYDEIASMIGVPTGTVKSRVHHAIMHVRKELKHRESGQRDRGQRDHSENKRESGLGRRKSGRLIAGSDLV from the coding sequence ATGGAGGAACAGCAGTGGATTCAACAGGCGAAGCGTGGGGATTCTCATGCACTGGCCCGCTTGCTTCACAAACATTATCCCTTTTTGATCAAGGTCCTGACAAAGATTACTCTGAACCCCTTGATGGCGGAGGACCTGGCTCAGGAGACAGTGGCTCGCTGTATTGAAAAAATCCATCTCTACCGCGAACAGGCTAAGTTTTCTTCTTGGTTAATCACGATTGCCACCCGCTTGTACATGGATGAATGCAGAAAGGATCAACGAAAACGACGGTGGATACAGGAACAGCAGCATTTTGGCCAGTGGAAGCGGAAACCAGAAGAATTCCAGGAAGATTGGATGGATGTTGTGGATGCTTTGGGAACCTTGAAGGAAGATGCAAGAACGTGCCTTATTCTAAAACATTATTACGGGTATGCATATGATGAAATCGCTTCGATGATTGGTGTACCGACTGGGACTGTGAAATCGAGAGTGCATCATGCCATCATGCATGTGAGAAAGGAGCTGAAACACCGTGAATCAGGACAGAGGGATAGAGGACAAAGAGATCATAGCGAAAATAAGAGAGAGTCTGGATTGGGTCGAAGAAAATCAGGAAGACTCATTGCCGGATCTGATCTGGTTTGA
- a CDS encoding efflux RND transporter permease subunit: MGYFARLSIRHAASVIILMILIMIAGVYSMFQFKQETNPSVSIPYLVVSSVYPGASPQKVQSEVVIPLEQALKGEESIRGVYSDSHANLATLRIEFKYGEDMADKRDRIREVLSEVNLPEGAEKPDVTMLTMDTQPILNGAVTAERGTDFERLQTFVEKEVLPSLQSLEGVREVQLTGMGSNEIQILPDMKRMKKKQVTIGELNQALQDFNVSVPVGQAQLEQGVKPVQFHGRADSVETLESLAIKSATKLKDIAQVKEVSGQKEVLCRVKGLPGIEFKVVKEKQANVNDVSDRVIHEMKRLNQSHDNMRLDMIYNSSVEVENTISEMLNKSLLGMVIASLVVLVFLRNLRSTLIAIITIPLSILLAVAVLKAFTDITMNVLTLAAIAVSVGRVLDDSIVVLENIIRRMQSEKLTPDLAADATREVGKAVTASTLTTVVVFAPIGLLGGMAGEITRPFAWVVTVSLLASLLVAVTVVPMLAFHLLRKSTPKVERRNKVSMGYHRVLEWSLNHKGRVLIVSGLLLILSLPLSLLTGITFMLEQDEKYMMINLTLPKETNLSTLTDEAIRLDNKLLKEKEIEISQVTIGSPKGEYDPLTLSHESTKASWLVKLSPDTDVNDFIKKMRGKLKPNAEGASLNIQDLANGSGLSASIGITVTGKTEKEIEKATEEITKAVQGVKGTEEVGNTLVQKMEGIDLIIRQQDSLQHGLTATETAALIRPFLSKTEVGTMGDVPVTMDMGVETVKNSEDIGDISLLSTKDKTIRLHDIAEVKDVQYPALLQLKDGKKYATVTGDITDVNVGQVNQNIEKAIEKLDLPDGVQVVIGGSNEQISESLQDFGIVILIAIGIIYMILLVTFRGGKAPFAILFSLPFASTGALLGTFLSGQPASAGSLIGIMMLVGIVVTNAIVLVDRIQQQVDGGLTVREALLEAGTTRLRPVLMTALTTIGALLPLAMGMGDGILISQGLAVVVVGGLITSTLLTLVIVPIIYELLHRNKTSRQNKKTEGAVEGRL, from the coding sequence ATGGGATACTTTGCCAGACTCAGTATCAGACATGCGGCTTCTGTCATAATCTTAATGATATTGATCATGATTGCCGGTGTATACTCGATGTTTCAGTTCAAACAGGAAACAAATCCCAGTGTATCCATCCCTTATTTGGTAGTGAGCAGTGTTTATCCGGGAGCCTCACCCCAGAAAGTTCAGTCGGAAGTGGTCATCCCCCTGGAGCAGGCACTAAAAGGGGAAGAATCGATTCGGGGGGTATATTCTGATTCCCATGCCAATTTGGCTACGTTACGAATCGAGTTTAAATACGGGGAAGATATGGCGGATAAACGAGATCGGATCCGGGAAGTCCTCAGTGAGGTGAATCTTCCGGAAGGAGCTGAAAAGCCGGATGTGACGATGTTGACGATGGATACCCAACCCATATTAAACGGGGCGGTAACCGCTGAAAGAGGAACTGATTTCGAAAGACTGCAAACATTCGTAGAAAAGGAGGTGCTTCCATCTCTTCAGTCACTGGAGGGAGTGCGGGAAGTACAGTTGACAGGGATGGGTTCAAATGAAATTCAAATCCTCCCGGATATGAAAAGGATGAAGAAAAAGCAGGTTACCATAGGGGAATTGAATCAAGCACTTCAAGATTTCAACGTGTCCGTACCTGTGGGTCAAGCACAGCTGGAACAGGGTGTAAAACCGGTTCAGTTCCATGGACGGGCTGATTCTGTTGAAACATTGGAAAGTCTGGCGATAAAATCAGCAACGAAATTAAAAGATATTGCACAAGTGAAGGAGGTTTCCGGTCAGAAAGAGGTTTTGTGCCGGGTTAAGGGTCTCCCTGGCATTGAATTTAAAGTTGTGAAAGAGAAACAAGCCAATGTGAATGATGTCTCTGATCGAGTCATCCACGAAATGAAGCGGTTAAACCAGTCTCATGATAACATGCGTCTGGATATGATCTACAACTCTTCTGTGGAAGTGGAGAATACCATTTCGGAAATGTTGAATAAGTCCCTTTTGGGCATGGTAATTGCCAGTCTGGTGGTACTGGTGTTTCTTCGAAACCTGCGCTCCACCCTGATTGCCATTATTACGATTCCTTTATCGATATTATTGGCTGTTGCTGTTTTGAAGGCTTTTACGGATATCACCATGAATGTTTTGACTTTGGCAGCCATTGCCGTATCTGTCGGTCGTGTTTTGGATGACAGCATTGTGGTATTGGAAAATATCATCCGTCGCATGCAATCAGAGAAGCTTACTCCAGACTTGGCGGCAGATGCTACCCGGGAAGTGGGAAAAGCCGTCACAGCCTCTACTCTGACAACGGTGGTTGTATTTGCACCGATTGGGTTGTTGGGGGGGATGGCAGGGGAGATTACCCGACCTTTCGCCTGGGTGGTGACGGTTTCACTTCTCGCTTCTCTCTTGGTGGCGGTGACGGTGGTTCCGATGTTAGCCTTCCACCTGTTGCGAAAGTCGACTCCCAAGGTGGAAAGACGTAACAAGGTCAGTATGGGATACCACAGAGTGTTGGAATGGTCATTGAATCACAAGGGACGGGTTTTGATTGTGTCCGGATTGCTACTCATTTTGTCTCTGCCTTTGTCACTGTTAACCGGTATTACGTTTATGCTGGAACAAGATGAAAAATATATGATGATCAATTTAACCCTTCCAAAGGAAACAAATCTGAGTACATTAACGGATGAAGCGATTCGTCTGGACAATAAATTGTTGAAGGAAAAAGAAATTGAAATTTCACAAGTGACCATCGGTTCTCCTAAAGGGGAATACGACCCATTGACTCTGTCCCATGAAAGTACCAAGGCCAGCTGGTTGGTCAAGCTTTCTCCTGATACCGATGTAAACGACTTTATCAAGAAGATGAGAGGAAAGCTGAAACCGAATGCTGAAGGTGCATCTCTGAATATTCAAGATTTAGCCAACGGCTCGGGATTGTCTGCCAGTATAGGAATTACAGTTACCGGAAAAACAGAAAAAGAGATTGAAAAAGCTACAGAGGAGATAACAAAGGCTGTTCAGGGAGTGAAGGGTACTGAGGAAGTGGGGAACACCCTGGTCCAGAAGATGGAGGGGATTGATCTAATTATACGTCAACAGGACTCCCTTCAACATGGCTTAACTGCGACAGAGACTGCCGCTTTAATTCGCCCCTTTCTGTCCAAAACAGAGGTGGGAACCATGGGGGATGTACCAGTTACGATGGATATGGGTGTAGAGACGGTCAAGAACAGTGAAGACATTGGTGATATTTCATTGCTTTCCACAAAAGACAAGACGATCCGTTTACATGATATAGCTGAAGTGAAGGATGTGCAGTATCCGGCACTCCTGCAATTGAAAGACGGTAAGAAATATGCCACTGTGACAGGGGATATCACAGATGTTAATGTAGGTCAGGTCAATCAAAACATTGAGAAGGCGATTGAGAAATTGGACTTGCCTGATGGGGTCCAGGTCGTGATCGGGGGAAGCAATGAGCAAATATCAGAGTCACTTCAGGACTTTGGAATCGTCATCTTAATCGCCATTGGGATTATTTACATGATCCTGCTAGTCACCTTCCGAGGGGGAAAGGCACCCTTTGCGATCCTTTTTTCCCTTCCCTTTGCCAGTACAGGCGCATTATTGGGGACTTTTCTCTCGGGACAACCCGCCTCTGCCGGCAGTCTCATCGGGATTATGATGTTGGTGGGAATCGTCGTCACCAACGCCATCGTTTTGGTCGATCGCATCCAACAGCAAGTAGATGGGGGATTGACTGTTCGGGAAGCTTTGCTGGAAGCGGGAACGACCCGCTTGCGTCCTGTATTGATGACGGCTTTAACTACTATCGGAGCCCTGTTGCCATTGGCAATGGGAATGGGAGACGGGATTTTAATATCCCAAGGCTTAGCTGTAGTGGTGGTGGGAGGTCTGATTACCTCTACCTTACTCACTTTGGTGATTGTTCCGATTATTTATGAGCTTCTGCACAGAAATAAGACCTCACGACAAAATAAAAAAACAGAAGGTGCTGTAGAAGGAAGGTTATGA